From Deinococcus radiopugnans ATCC 19172, one genomic window encodes:
- a CDS encoding EAL domain-containing protein gives MRGSAHAAARGSARSNVAKAILMLAQSLGLETVAEGVETGEELELLRDLGCHLGQGYLFARSLPATDAFW, from the coding sequence ATGAGAGGGAGCGCTCACGCGGCCGCTCGCGGATCAGCGCGCTCCAACGTGGCGAAGGCCATCCTCATGTTGGCGCAGAGCCTAGGGCTGGAGACGGTCGCGGAGGGTGTGGAAACTGGGGAAGAACTTGAGCTGCTGAGGGACCTGGGCTGTCACCTGGGTCAGGGCTACCTGTTCGCCCGCTCGCTGCCGGCGACGGATGCCTTCTGGTAG